A genomic window from Streptomyces mirabilis includes:
- a CDS encoding pitrilysin family protein — protein MTELATMDFHPQPQAGQPKPWAFPAPERGTLDNGLTVLRCHRPGQQVVAVEVLLAAPLEAEPVGLDGVATIMARAFSEGTDKLSAEEFAAELERCGATLDAHADHPGVRLSLEVPVSRLPKALGLLADALRAPAFAESEVERLVRNRLDEIPHETANPARRAAKELSKELFPATSRMSRPRQGTEETVQKIDSTTVRAFFDKHVRPATSTAVIVGDLTGVDLDALLAETLGDWTGSSAEPRPVPPVAADDTGRVIIVDRPGAVQTQLLIGRVGADRHDRVWPAQVLGTYCLGGTLTSRLDRVLREEKGYTYGVRAFGQVLRAAPDGTGIAMLAISGSVDTPNTGPALDDLWKVLRTLAAEGLTDAERDVAVQNLVGVAPLKFETAAAVAGTLADQVEQYLPDDYQATLYQQLAATGTVEATAAAVSAFPVDRLVTVLVGDAAQIQEPVKALGIGEVTVVSAE, from the coding sequence GTGACCGAGCTCGCCACCATGGACTTCCACCCACAGCCCCAGGCGGGTCAGCCCAAGCCCTGGGCCTTCCCGGCGCCCGAGCGCGGCACGCTGGACAACGGCCTGACCGTGCTGCGCTGCCACCGCCCCGGCCAGCAAGTCGTCGCCGTCGAGGTGCTGCTCGCCGCGCCGCTGGAGGCCGAGCCCGTGGGCCTCGACGGCGTCGCCACGATCATGGCGCGCGCCTTCTCCGAGGGCACCGACAAGCTCTCCGCGGAGGAGTTCGCCGCCGAGCTGGAGCGCTGCGGCGCCACCCTCGACGCGCACGCCGATCACCCCGGCGTACGGCTGTCGCTCGAAGTGCCCGTCTCGCGCCTGCCCAAGGCGCTCGGGCTGCTCGCCGACGCCCTGAGGGCACCGGCGTTCGCGGAGAGCGAGGTCGAGCGCCTGGTGCGCAACCGGCTCGACGAGATCCCGCACGAGACGGCGAACCCGGCCCGGCGTGCCGCCAAGGAGCTCTCCAAGGAGCTGTTCCCGGCGACCTCGCGCATGTCGCGCCCGCGCCAGGGCACCGAGGAGACCGTCCAGAAGATCGACTCGACGACCGTACGCGCCTTCTTCGACAAGCACGTACGTCCCGCCACGTCCACCGCCGTGATTGTCGGCGACCTGACCGGCGTCGACCTCGACGCGCTGCTCGCCGAGACGCTCGGCGACTGGACCGGTTCGTCCGCCGAGCCGCGCCCCGTGCCGCCGGTGGCCGCCGACGACACCGGCCGTGTGATCATCGTGGACCGCCCCGGCGCGGTCCAGACGCAGCTGCTCATCGGCCGTGTCGGCGCCGACCGGCACGACCGTGTGTGGCCCGCCCAGGTGCTCGGCACGTACTGCCTCGGCGGCACTCTCACCTCGCGTCTGGACCGCGTCCTGCGCGAGGAAAAGGGCTACACCTACGGTGTGCGGGCGTTCGGCCAGGTCCTGCGCGCCGCGCCGGACGGAACCGGTATCGCGATGCTCGCCATCAGCGGCTCCGTGGACACCCCGAACACCGGCCCTGCGCTCGACGACCTCTGGAAGGTGCTGCGCACCCTCGCCGCAGAGGGCCTGACGGACGCCGAGCGCGACGTCGCCGTACAGAACCTGGTGGGGGTGGCGCCCCTCAAGTTCGAGACCGCGGCGGCCGTCGCGGGCACACTCGCGGACCAGGTCGAGCAGTACCTGCCGGACGACTACCAGGCGACGCTGTACCAGCAACTCGCCGCGACGGGCACCGTGGAGGCCACCGCGGCCGCCGTGAGCGCCTTCCCGGTGGACCGTCTGGTGACCGTCCTCGTCGGCGACGCCGCGCAGATCCAGGAGCCCGTCAAGGCCCTCGGAATCGGTGAAGTGACCGTCGTTTCGGCGGAGTAG